Proteins encoded by one window of Sulfurimonas hongkongensis:
- a CDS encoding mechanosensitive ion channel family protein, which translates to MKIIFFLFLLLSSIVFAETEPIEKLSKEQLQKIEQEQEQQRLKRISEYLNRLKKLEEDISKERVWTKSYASYLTSLDVRESLQKIKDRIKFLKNKKKKTISEQDELNAIISKEKILTIQIEKFKEKDSAPFSTLITPPSIEDTPSITNPFDIFTGISLIKTLNSDFNDYIKRKDELTQLINLLRKESEIYKEIAALDTEKKYEKEIEKKHKQLERFETALETMEVASEVYQKRLEIIEININKDIEVQVLKLAKIGVVILVVFFIFFTLKLIVKKYITDNERFYMTNKIITFLNVTLIILILFFNYIENASYLVTILGFASAGIAIAMKDWFMSILGWLVVVIGGSIHVGDRIRVDLAGMKYVGDVMDISLLRMTILEDITLTAVSDNRRAGRIIFIPNNYVFTHMIANYTHSTLKTVWDGVHITITFESNHKKAMHIAKEIVKKYSKGYTDITRKQLNKLRNQYSLKNTNVEPRIFSFIKENGVSIDSWYLTNAYATLTLRSVISVEIVDAFNKEDDITIAYPTQRLHLNNETKKEPPFDIGETI; encoded by the coding sequence ATGAAAATAATCTTTTTTCTGTTTTTACTACTTAGCTCAATAGTTTTTGCAGAAACTGAACCTATAGAGAAGTTAAGTAAAGAGCAGCTCCAAAAGATAGAACAAGAGCAAGAACAACAAAGACTTAAGAGAATCTCTGAGTATCTTAATCGTTTAAAAAAGCTAGAAGAAGATATATCTAAAGAGAGAGTTTGGACAAAAAGTTATGCATCTTACCTCACATCACTTGATGTTAGAGAGTCTTTGCAAAAAATAAAAGATAGAATAAAGTTTTTAAAAAACAAAAAGAAAAAAACTATTAGTGAGCAAGATGAACTAAACGCCATCATCTCAAAAGAGAAAATTTTAACTATACAGATAGAGAAGTTTAAAGAAAAAGATAGTGCACCATTTTCAACTCTTATCACTCCACCTAGTATTGAAGATACGCCTAGTATTACCAATCCTTTTGATATTTTTACTGGTATATCACTTATTAAAACTTTAAACTCTGATTTTAATGACTATATCAAGAGAAAAGATGAACTAACTCAGCTCATAAATCTTTTGCGTAAAGAGAGTGAAATCTATAAAGAGATAGCGGCTCTAGATACTGAAAAAAAGTATGAAAAAGAGATAGAGAAGAAGCACAAACAGCTAGAGAGATTTGAGACAGCGCTAGAGACTATGGAAGTCGCATCTGAGGTTTATCAAAAAAGATTAGAAATTATTGAGATAAATATTAACAAAGATATAGAGGTTCAGGTTCTAAAACTCGCTAAAATAGGCGTAGTTATATTAGTAGTATTTTTTATATTTTTTACCCTAAAACTAATTGTTAAGAAGTATATAACTGATAACGAGCGATTTTATATGACAAATAAAATCATCACATTTTTAAATGTTACGCTCATTATACTTATCCTATTTTTTAACTATATAGAAAATGCTAGTTATCTTGTAACCATACTTGGATTTGCATCTGCTGGTATTGCAATTGCCATGAAAGACTGGTTTATGAGTATACTTGGCTGGCTTGTTGTGGTTATCGGTGGTAGTATTCATGTGGGAGATAGGATACGAGTTGATTTGGCTGGAATGAAGTATGTTGGAGATGTTATGGATATCTCATTACTTCGCATGACCATACTTGAAGATATAACTCTAACAGCTGTTAGTGATAACAGAAGAGCTGGAAGAATCATCTTTATTCCAAATAACTATGTATTTACACATATGATAGCCAACTATACACACTCTACACTAAAGACAGTTTGGGATGGTGTGCATATTACTATTACCTTTGAGTCTAACCACAAAAAAGCTATGCATATAGCAAAAGAGATAGTTAAGAAGTACTCTAAAGGTTATACAGATATAACAAGAAAACAGTTAAACAAACTTAGAAATCAGTACAGCCTAAAAAACACAAATGTTGAACCTAGAATATTTTCCTTTATAAAAGAAAATGGTGTATCTATAGATTCTTGGTACTTAACAAACGCTTATGCAACTTTAACTCTAAGAAGTGTTATATCTGTAGAGATTGTTGATGCTTTTAATAAAGAAGATGACATAACTATAGCATATCCTACTCAAAGACTCCATCTCAATAATGAGACAAAAAAAGAACCTCCTTTTGATATTGGTGAGACAATATGA
- the aroB gene encoding 3-dehydroquinate synthase — protein MQVNIPLKKVVDNSYDISIDTLKKIHFDTKVAIITNPKVAGLHLSYLLSFISAKELYIITLSDGEEYKNQESIDTILESLFNHRFNRKSMLIAFGGGVIGDMTGYAASIYQRGIDFIQIPTTLLSQVDASVGGKTGMNNAYGKNLIGAFHQPKAVFIDPYFLNTLAPREFGAGVAEMLKMAITFDKDFFEFLEDADLNDKELLAQAIKKAVETKASVVVKDEKEHGLRAALNYGHTFAHVIENETNYKEFLHGEAVAIGMIMANEVSLSLGLMSRDEILRVKNILQKYNLPTSYKIKNSNSFYDAFFLDKKSSDESVTFILAKAIGEVEIINNVEPSVIMSVLDKFGDVK, from the coding sequence ATGCAAGTAAATATTCCCCTTAAAAAAGTTGTTGATAACTCTTATGATATAAGCATAGACACTCTTAAAAAAATTCACTTTGATACAAAAGTAGCCATTATAACAAACCCAAAAGTAGCAGGTTTGCATCTTTCATACCTTCTTAGTTTTATAAGTGCAAAAGAGCTCTATATCATAACTCTAAGTGATGGAGAGGAGTATAAAAACCAAGAGAGTATAGATACTATTTTAGAATCACTCTTTAACCATAGATTTAACAGAAAATCAATGCTTATAGCTTTTGGTGGTGGTGTTATTGGAGATATGACAGGATATGCTGCTAGCATCTACCAAAGAGGTATCGACTTTATACAAATCCCAACTACACTTTTATCTCAAGTAGATGCAAGTGTTGGCGGAAAAACTGGAATGAATAACGCTTATGGTAAAAATCTCATTGGAGCATTTCATCAACCAAAAGCTGTTTTTATTGACCCATATTTTTTAAATACACTAGCACCACGAGAGTTTGGTGCTGGAGTGGCAGAGATGCTTAAGATGGCGATAACATTTGATAAAGATTTTTTTGAATTCTTAGAAGATGCAGATCTTAATGACAAAGAACTCTTAGCACAAGCCATAAAAAAAGCGGTTGAGACAAAAGCTAGTGTTGTTGTAAAGGATGAGAAAGAGCATGGTTTAAGGGCTGCACTAAATTATGGCCATACTTTTGCACATGTTATAGAAAACGAGACAAACTACAAAGAGTTTCTTCACGGAGAAGCTGTGGCTATTGGTATGATTATGGCAAATGAAGTCTCACTTAGTCTTGGACTAATGAGTAGAGATGAAATCTTAAGAGTTAAAAATATTTTGCAAAAGTATAACTTACCAACAAGTTACAAAATCAAAAATAGTAATAGCTTTTATGATGCTTTTTTTCTTGATAAAAAAAGCTCAGATGAAAGCGTCACTTTTATACTAGCAAAAGCTATTGGTGAGGTTGAGATCATAAATAATGTAGAGCCAAGTGTGATTATGTCTGTTTTAGATAAGTTTGGAGATGTTAAATGA
- a CDS encoding COG3400 family protein, with amino-acid sequence MKKILIISDGSVGEHFIQRVIETYTSENIYYVIELKAKKYEEVNPARFKFYEFDPTSFYKLSNLLKMEFVQVIIAMDSQLDTENTIKNIRLVKKNLRVIVLNQWDMQNEDSDVLMVNSNEILASRLLDYLPNVPVIAQNVGIGEGEIMEVLVPFGSSFVYRHIGVIEQKNWRIVAIYRNRKLLMPSRRRMIQPNDLLVLVGDPAVLKSVYRAIKRELGQFPEPFGSNIFLYVDMCLVNSNTIKEMIRRAVFAHKKFKHNLVIKVVNPSNIETLQYIKEFRDENVIVDIEYKSRDLRATFYKDIKYYHIGLVIVSSEMFGDYYTRNTLYESHVPVLKLSDRSFSSVKDAAIILTNNRDLEKISSTIFDISEQMGFNLEIYSYVNEHDDDKEQTIEHYNNLAAIFSKSIKVINENENPIRELRKKENFVHILPFTPKVKKRRIYSLLSTDSEKLYYKLDNYHQIFLPVQL; translated from the coding sequence TTGAAAAAAATTTTGATAATTAGTGATGGTAGTGTAGGCGAACATTTTATACAAAGAGTTATTGAGACATATACAAGTGAAAATATTTACTATGTAATTGAGCTTAAAGCAAAAAAGTATGAAGAAGTTAATCCTGCTCGTTTTAAATTTTACGAATTTGACCCAACTAGCTTTTACAAACTCTCAAATCTTTTAAAGATGGAGTTTGTTCAAGTCATTATTGCTATGGATAGTCAGCTTGACACTGAAAATACTATCAAAAATATAAGACTTGTCAAAAAAAATCTTCGTGTTATTGTTTTAAATCAGTGGGATATGCAAAATGAAGACTCGGATGTTCTTATGGTTAATTCTAATGAGATTTTAGCATCAAGGCTTCTTGATTATTTACCAAATGTTCCAGTAATCGCTCAAAATGTAGGGATTGGCGAGGGTGAGATAATGGAAGTTTTAGTTCCATTTGGAAGCTCTTTTGTTTATAGGCATATTGGCGTAATAGAGCAAAAAAATTGGCGAATTGTTGCTATTTACAGAAATAGAAAACTTCTTATGCCATCACGAAGAAGAATGATTCAACCAAATGACCTTTTAGTTTTAGTGGGTGATCCTGCTGTTTTAAAGTCAGTTTATCGTGCTATTAAGAGAGAGTTGGGGCAGTTTCCTGAACCTTTTGGCTCAAACATCTTTTTATATGTAGATATGTGCTTAGTAAACTCAAATACTATAAAAGAGATGATAAGACGGGCAGTTTTTGCTCATAAAAAGTTTAAGCATAACCTAGTTATAAAAGTGGTAAACCCTAGTAATATAGAGACTCTTCAATATATAAAAGAGTTTAGAGATGAAAATGTTATTGTAGATATAGAGTACAAATCAAGAGATTTAAGAGCTACTTTTTATAAAGATATAAAATACTACCATATAGGTTTAGTCATAGTCTCATCTGAAATGTTTGGCGATTACTATACTAGAAACACTCTTTATGAGTCACATGTCCCTGTGCTCAAACTCTCTGATAGATCTTTTTCAAGCGTTAAAGATGCAGCTATTATACTAACAAACAATCGAGACTTAGAGAAGATATCTTCCACTATTTTTGACATCTCTGAACAGATGGGATTTAACTTAGAAATCTATAGCTATGTAAATGAACATGATGATGATAAAGAGCAAACCATCGAGCACTATAACAACCTTGCTGCAATTTTTTCTAAGAGTATTAAAGTTATAAATGAGAATGAAAATCCCATAAGAGAGCTTAGAAAAAAAGAGAATTTTGTTCATATCTTGCCATTTACTCCAAAAGTAAAAAAGAGAAGAATCTATTCACTTTTATCAACAGATAGTGAAAAATTATATTACAAACTAGATAATTATCATCAGATTTTTCTACCTGTTCAACTATAA
- the recQ gene encoding DNA helicase RecQ, producing the protein MSLRDKLLKRVFGHESFKNYQEQAVEAILQKRDLITILPTGGGKSLCYQLPSLMMDGVTIVISPLIALMQDQVYALKKNGIKAEMINSSQDFNEIQGITARLLANDIKLLYIAPERLSANGFVELLKRVEINFFVVDEAHCVSEWGHEFRADYRNLSMLKEIFSNVSIAAFTATATHKVQEDIVKTLKLSNALSLRAKTLRENLTISSQQRLGNGRAQLLDFISKHKSKCGVIYAFSRKDVEAVAGFLKTKGYKVGAYHAGFSSEVRERVYKEFIYEEVDIIVATIAFGMGIDKSNIRFVVHMSMPKTVENYYQEIGRAGRDGLSAETLLLYSKGDDLKMRSFIDVLENKEYKELLYNKLKKMYSYANSSECRHKLIAKYFDDEIDSCEDVCDNCRRGSVEKVDITTEAQKLLSCIYRCEQRFGLTHLIDVLRGSKAKRVLEFGHDKLSVYGRGEDISKDIWSAIGDRLFELDAIEIGEFRAIKLKKYGADILKGLVKVEIDKHKMQLKSKRAKKESLTTADDEIFEKFRTLRAKIATKDEVPAYIVFSDKTLVDFINKLPQTKDEMLGVNGVGEVKFERYGEEFLALCREIKTL; encoded by the coding sequence ATGTCTTTGAGAGATAAGCTACTAAAGAGAGTCTTTGGACATGAAAGTTTTAAAAACTATCAAGAGCAAGCAGTAGAAGCCATCTTACAAAAGAGAGACCTCATAACCATACTTCCAACAGGTGGCGGTAAATCTCTTTGTTATCAACTTCCATCACTTATGATGGATGGGGTTACTATTGTCATATCTCCACTTATTGCCCTTATGCAAGACCAAGTCTATGCGCTAAAGAAAAATGGCATCAAAGCTGAGATGATAAACTCCTCTCAAGACTTTAACGAGATACAGGGTATTACCGCAAGACTTCTAGCAAATGATATAAAACTTCTCTATATAGCGCCAGAGAGGCTTAGTGCAAATGGTTTTGTAGAACTTTTAAAAAGAGTAGAGATTAACTTCTTTGTAGTAGATGAGGCTCACTGTGTGAGTGAGTGGGGGCATGAGTTTCGAGCTGACTATAGAAATCTCTCTATGCTCAAAGAGATATTTAGTAATGTTAGCATCGCAGCTTTTACGGCAACTGCAACGCACAAAGTTCAAGAAGATATAGTAAAAACTCTAAAACTCTCAAATGCACTCTCTCTTCGTGCTAAGACTCTAAGGGAAAACCTAACCATCAGCTCACAACAAAGATTAGGAAATGGTAGAGCTCAACTACTTGATTTTATCTCTAAACACAAGTCAAAATGTGGCGTTATTTACGCTTTTAGTAGAAAAGATGTAGAAGCAGTTGCAGGTTTTTTAAAAACAAAAGGTTATAAGGTTGGAGCTTACCATGCCGGCTTTTCAAGCGAGGTACGAGAGAGAGTCTATAAAGAGTTTATCTATGAAGAGGTTGACATCATAGTCGCAACTATTGCTTTTGGGATGGGCATAGATAAAAGCAATATCCGCTTTGTAGTACATATGAGTATGCCAAAGACGGTTGAGAACTACTACCAAGAGATTGGACGTGCTGGGCGTGATGGACTCTCTGCTGAGACTCTGCTACTCTACTCCAAGGGCGATGATTTGAAGATGCGCTCTTTTATTGATGTGCTTGAGAACAAAGAGTATAAAGAACTGCTCTATAACAAACTAAAAAAGATGTACAGCTATGCAAACTCAAGTGAGTGCAGACACAAACTCATAGCGAAGTATTTTGATGATGAGATAGATAGTTGCGAAGATGTTTGTGATAACTGTAGGCGTGGAAGTGTTGAGAAAGTAGATATCACAACAGAAGCACAAAAACTTCTCTCTTGCATCTACAGGTGTGAGCAAAGATTTGGGCTTACTCATCTTATAGATGTCCTAAGAGGCTCTAAGGCTAAAAGAGTTTTAGAATTTGGGCATGATAAACTCTCAGTTTACGGTAGAGGCGAGGATATATCAAAAGATATTTGGAGTGCCATAGGAGATAGACTCTTTGAGCTAGATGCCATAGAGATAGGCGAATTTAGAGCCATAAAACTTAAAAAATATGGTGCTGATATATTAAAGGGTTTGGTTAAAGTTGAGATAGATAAACATAAGATGCAACTAAAGTCAAAGAGAGCCAAAAAAGAGAGTTTAACTACTGCTGATGATGAGATATTTGAGAAATTTAGAACTCTTAGAGCTAAGATTGCCACAAAAGATGAAGTCCCTGCATATATAGTTTTTTCAGATAAAACTTTAGTTGACTTTATAAACAAACTTCCCCAAACAAAAGATGAAATGCTGGGCGTAAATGGAGTAGGCGAGGTTAAGTTTGAGAGATATGGGGAGGAATTTTTAGCTCTTTGTAGGGAGATAAAAACCTTATAA
- the trmA gene encoding tRNA (uridine(54)-C5)-methyltransferase TrmA, with product MDCKYFGECGACRVYEGGYESQLKDKLELNKDRFKSFYAGDMSVFKSPTSHYRSRSEFKVWHKDEDIFYAMNHLEHKGIVLVDECPQVSEHIASLMTKLLVAIKEKDIAFKLFGADFLSSSSGEIVVSLIYHRKLGDEWLIKAKEIADELDIFIIGRSRKQKLVIGQDFVTEHLSVNGEVYKFNYIENSFTQPNSKVNEQMISWATESLETCDGDLLELYCGAGNFTIPFAKSFKKVLATEISKSSINAAKTNMLLNEVKNIEFLRMSVEEFTEAIEGKREFNRMKDIDIDSYDINTIFVDPPRSGMDETSCMMASKYDNILYISCNPETLLRDLELLCKTHKVVDMALFDQFPYTHHVEMGAKLLRKGKQK from the coding sequence ATGGATTGTAAGTATTTTGGAGAGTGTGGAGCTTGTAGAGTATATGAGGGCGGATATGAATCACAGCTAAAGGATAAGTTAGAATTAAATAAAGATAGATTTAAATCTTTTTACGCTGGAGATATGTCTGTTTTTAAATCCCCAACTTCACACTATCGCTCAAGAAGTGAGTTTAAGGTTTGGCATAAAGATGAAGATATCTTCTATGCGATGAATCACTTAGAACATAAGGGCATAGTTTTAGTAGATGAGTGCCCTCAAGTAAGCGAGCATATTGCATCTCTTATGACAAAACTATTAGTTGCTATAAAAGAAAAAGATATAGCTTTTAAACTTTTTGGAGCGGATTTTTTAAGCTCAAGTAGTGGTGAGATTGTAGTCTCTTTGATATATCATAGAAAACTGGGCGATGAGTGGCTTATAAAAGCAAAAGAGATAGCCGATGAGCTTGACATCTTTATTATAGGGCGAAGTCGCAAGCAAAAGCTAGTGATTGGTCAAGACTTTGTAACTGAGCATCTAAGCGTTAATGGCGAGGTTTATAAGTTTAACTATATAGAAAATAGTTTTACCCAACCAAACTCTAAGGTAAATGAGCAGATGATTTCTTGGGCTACAGAGTCACTAGAGACTTGTGATGGAGATTTGCTAGAGCTTTATTGTGGAGCTGGCAACTTTACAATTCCTTTTGCAAAATCTTTTAAAAAAGTTCTAGCTACAGAGATATCAAAGTCTTCTATAAATGCTGCAAAAACAAATATGCTCTTAAATGAGGTCAAAAATATTGAGTTTTTAAGAATGAGCGTAGAAGAGTTTACTGAGGCTATAGAAGGAAAAAGAGAGTTTAACAGAATGAAGGATATAGATATAGACTCTTATGATATAAACACTATCTTTGTAGATCCACCTAGATCTGGAATGGATGAGACCTCCTGTATGATGGCATCAAAATATGACAATATTTTGTATATCTCTTGCAATCCAGAGACACTTTTACGAGACTTAGAGCTACTTTGCAAGACTCATAAAGTTGTAGATATGGCCCTTTTTGATCAATTTCCTTATACTCACCATGTTGAGATGGGAGCAAAATTATTAAGAAAAGGTAAGCAAAAATGA
- the fliP gene encoding flagellar type III secretion system pore protein FliP (The bacterial flagellar biogenesis protein FliP forms a type III secretion system (T3SS)-type pore required for flagellar assembly.), with amino-acid sequence MIRIFFTLLALASILGAEAVTIPTMNFALSAPDTPEQLVSSLNVLVVLTLLFLAPSMILVMTTFTRFVIVFGFLRQALGTQQVPPTQLLVMLAMILTFFVMEPIGKEAYDVGIKPYIEEKIGYEEAFDKTALPFKNFMVRNTREKDLALFFRIREMQNPATIADVPLSVIIPAFVISELKTAFEIGFLLFLPFLVIDMVVASILMSMGMMMLPPVMISLPFKILVFVLIDGWNLLIGNLIATIK; translated from the coding sequence ATGATAAGAATCTTTTTTACTCTTTTAGCCTTAGCATCTATACTTGGCGCAGAAGCTGTAACTATTCCCACTATGAACTTTGCTCTATCAGCTCCTGATACTCCAGAGCAACTTGTAAGTTCGCTAAATGTCTTAGTAGTTTTAACACTTCTCTTTTTAGCTCCAAGTATGATACTTGTGATGACGACATTTACTCGTTTTGTCATAGTCTTTGGCTTTTTAAGACAAGCTTTAGGAACTCAACAAGTACCTCCTACTCAACTTCTTGTAATGCTTGCGATGATTTTAACATTTTTTGTGATGGAGCCTATTGGAAAAGAAGCTTATGATGTAGGAATTAAACCATATATTGAAGAAAAAATCGGTTATGAAGAGGCATTTGATAAAACGGCTCTTCCATTTAAAAACTTTATGGTTAGAAATACCAGAGAAAAAGATTTGGCTCTGTTTTTTAGGATAAGAGAGATGCAAAATCCAGCAACTATTGCAGATGTACCTCTCTCTGTAATCATTCCAGCTTTTGTAATAAGTGAGCTAAAAACCGCTTTTGAGATTGGTTTTTTACTCTTTTTACCATTTTTAGTTATAGATATGGTTGTTGCATCTATACTTATGTCTATGGGTATGATGATGCTCCCACCTGTTATGATATCACTACCCTTTAAGATACTTGTTTTTGTTCTAATAGATGGTTGGAATTTGCTTATAGGTAACCTAATAGCGACGATAAAGTAG
- a CDS encoding OmpA/MotB family protein yields MAKKNKCPECERCLPNWLAAFGDLMSLLLCFFVLLLSMSSMDAKKISEAIGSLSGAMSVLEGGTKTEISKRRIQESTPLETKDETSEAVNRITQAAMDANEMIDKGHGPAITVEEAQEGFVIELPASLLFKSGSATIENEDALLFLKRVALIVDELPNAMLVSVQGHTDNLAPGKDSVYKDNWELSSARAISVLQELILDGVDPKRISAAGFSEYTPLATNVTKAGREKNRRVELHFYGSKRDDEAKAKQSILDKATAE; encoded by the coding sequence ATGGCTAAAAAGAACAAATGTCCTGAGTGTGAGAGATGTCTTCCTAACTGGTTAGCAGCCTTTGGAGACTTGATGTCCCTGCTTCTATGTTTTTTTGTTTTACTTCTCTCTATGTCGAGCATGGATGCTAAAAAAATCTCTGAAGCTATCGGCTCACTCTCTGGTGCTATGAGTGTTTTAGAAGGTGGAACAAAGACTGAAATCTCAAAAAGAAGAATTCAAGAGTCAACTCCTCTAGAGACTAAAGATGAGACTTCAGAAGCAGTAAATAGAATAACTCAAGCTGCAATGGATGCAAATGAGATGATAGATAAAGGTCACGGACCTGCTATTACAGTTGAAGAGGCTCAAGAGGGTTTTGTTATAGAGCTTCCAGCTTCACTACTTTTTAAATCTGGAAGTGCAACCATAGAAAATGAAGATGCACTTTTGTTTTTAAAAAGAGTAGCCCTGATAGTTGATGAGCTTCCAAACGCTATGTTAGTGAGTGTCCAAGGTCATACAGATAACTTAGCTCCGGGAAAAGATAGCGTATATAAAGATAACTGGGAACTCTCATCAGCTCGTGCTATCTCTGTACTTCAAGAACTTATCTTAGATGGAGTTGATCCAAAAAGAATTAGTGCAGCAGGATTTTCTGAGTATACACCACTAGCTACAAACGTAACAAAGGCTGGGCGAGAAAAGAACCGCAGAGTTGAGTTACATTTTTATGGCAGTAAGAGAGATGATGAAGCAAAAGCTAAACAATCTATCTTAGATAAGGCAACAGCTGAGTAA
- a CDS encoding motility protein A, with translation MDLGTVIGIVLVLALLLGAMSMGVGVGPYIDIPSILIVVGGSIGSLLISFKPAQMKNFAKVFMVAVKPTIEDEVALIKKLVDFATKARKDGILALEGEVNAEPNEFLRRGLSMAIDGSEPDTIRELLEIDMERTSERHRVNGTMFSQWAALAGAMGMVGTLIGLVAMLLNMADPSAIGPSMAVALLTTMYGAIIGNVVGTPISIILGIRNNEETLIKEMILSGIMSIQSGDAPRVLEAKLLAYLAPKDRVSQFD, from the coding sequence ATGGATTTAGGTACGGTTATTGGTATAGTTCTGGTTTTAGCTCTTTTACTAGGTGCTATGTCAATGGGTGTGGGTGTAGGTCCATATATAGACATCCCATCTATTTTAATAGTTGTTGGTGGTAGTATTGGTTCATTACTGATATCTTTTAAACCAGCACAAATGAAAAACTTTGCAAAAGTCTTTATGGTTGCTGTTAAGCCAACTATTGAAGATGAAGTAGCACTTATAAAAAAGTTAGTTGATTTTGCTACAAAGGCAAGAAAAGACGGTATCTTAGCTCTTGAGGGTGAAGTAAATGCTGAACCAAACGAGTTTTTAAGAAGGGGTCTCTCAATGGCGATAGATGGAAGTGAACCAGATACTATAAGGGAGTTGCTTGAGATAGACATGGAGAGAACCAGTGAGAGGCATAGGGTAAATGGCACTATGTTTAGTCAGTGGGCAGCTTTGGCTGGTGCTATGGGTATGGTTGGAACACTTATCGGTCTTGTTGCGATGCTTTTAAACATGGCTGATCCATCTGCTATTGGTCCATCTATGGCTGTTGCACTTCTTACTACGATGTATGGTGCCATTATTGGTAATGTTGTGGGAACTCCAATATCGATAATCTTAGGTATTAGAAACAATGAAGAGACCCTAATTAAAGAGATGATACTCTCTGGTATCATGTCTATTCAGTCAGGAGATGCACCTCGTGTTTTAGAGGCTAAACTTTTAGCTTATCTAGCTCCAAAAGATAGAGTTAGTCAGTTTGACTAA
- a CDS encoding purple acid phosphatase family protein translates to MKSFFKTVLKLVFIAVLLYGIGRFGIITYDSHVFVPRAPYTVMQTQDSITIKWHTPEFEVGSIEYGFFSDSLDNTLKDAKKTKKHSITISGLNECTKYYYKVLSASMSIDNEDRSFRTLCKEKETQRLWVIGDSGKATADQTKVYTAMLDYIEHDFNNLDMWILLGNNAYNNGSQKQYNESFFKPYAKLLKRFTPWAVIGKYDAKRWAFYNIFDFPTKGESGGVPSGSEKFYSVESGNLHLVMLDSEMYRIDKNSDLAAWLREDLKKNTKPWVIVALHTPPYTDGGHNSDSHSKIKKIRENLVPIFDEFGVDLVLSGNSHGYERSKLMVNHIGKSDTLGKHNIVQDAKSCYTKPIKPSKNSGTIYQVCGSSSKLDNASLEHPALPFAFNQMGSLIIDITPTTLNSKFLSIDGEILDEFVIKKDKSSCK, encoded by the coding sequence TTGAAAAGTTTTTTCAAAACAGTTTTAAAGTTAGTTTTTATTGCAGTTTTACTATATGGTATTGGCAGATTTGGCATAATAACTTATGATAGCCATGTTTTTGTACCTCGTGCACCTTATACTGTTATGCAAACGCAAGATTCCATAACCATAAAATGGCACACTCCAGAGTTTGAAGTAGGCTCAATAGAGTATGGTTTTTTCTCAGATTCACTTGATAATACTCTTAAAGACGCTAAAAAAACTAAAAAACACTCCATAACTATATCAGGCTTAAATGAATGCACAAAATACTACTACAAAGTCTTATCTGCTTCTATGTCCATAGACAATGAAGATAGAAGTTTTAGAACACTTTGTAAGGAAAAAGAGACTCAAAGACTATGGGTTATCGGGGATAGTGGTAAGGCAACAGCAGACCAAACAAAAGTTTATACTGCAATGCTAGACTACATCGAGCATGACTTCAACAACCTTGATATGTGGATACTTTTAGGTAATAATGCTTATAACAATGGTAGTCAAAAACAGTACAATGAGAGCTTTTTTAAGCCTTATGCAAAACTACTAAAAAGATTTACTCCTTGGGCAGTTATCGGAAAATATGATGCTAAGAGATGGGCATTTTATAACATATTTGACTTTCCTACAAAGGGTGAAAGTGGTGGAGTGCCAAGTGGTAGTGAGAAATTTTACTCCGTTGAGAGTGGTAACCTTCACTTAGTTATGCTCGATAGCGAAATGTACCGTATAGATAAAAATTCAGACTTAGCAGCGTGGTTAAGAGAGGACTTAAAGAAAAACACAAAACCGTGGGTTATTGTAGCACTTCACACCCCTCCATATACAGATGGTGGACACAACTCAGATAGCCATAGCAAAATTAAAAAAATCAGAGAAAACTTAGTTCCTATCTTTGATGAATTTGGGGTAGATTTGGTTCTAAGTGGAAACTCACATGGCTATGAGCGCTCAAAACTTATGGTCAATCATATAGGTAAAAGTGATACTTTAGGCAAACATAACATAGTTCAAGATGCAAAGAGCTGCTATACAAAACCTATAAAGCCAAGTAAAAATAGCGGTACTATTTATCAAGTTTGTGGTTCATCTTCAAAACTAGATAACGCCTCTTTAGAACACCCTGCTCTTCCTTTTGCCTTTAATCAAATGGGCTCGCTCATCATAGATATAACTCCAACTACGCTTAACTCAAAGTTTTTAAGTATAGATGGAGAGATTTTAGATGAGTTTGTCATCAAAAAAGACAAATCATCTTGCAAATAA